In the genome of Drosophila yakuba strain Tai18E2 chromosome 3R, Prin_Dyak_Tai18E2_2.1, whole genome shotgun sequence, one region contains:
- the LOC120321767 gene encoding uncharacterized protein LOC120321767, producing MPTIMFWSLISCNLKCSNVLPCVKNDAVNDVSGSCELDTESWMDTGNWMLTAES from the coding sequence ATGCCAACAATTATGTTTTGGAGTCTCATTAGTTGCAACTTAAAGTGTTCTAATGTGTTGCCGTGTGTGAAGAACGATGCCGTTAATGATGTAAGCGGCAGCTGTGAGTTGGATACTGAAAGCTGGATGGATACTGGCAACTGGATGCTGACAGCTGAAAGCTGA
- the LOC6537449 gene encoding uncharacterized protein LOC6537449 encodes MMQVHCFCCVLLLYFSLLEVSSQDDSKVPPTEATASTIAAEEAPKDSKPEASGSSKCKPDEILSENGCVNRDNFLKKIMMRTWKDEGFGNAMARAGLVDDASLIYRIFM; translated from the coding sequence ATGATGCAAGTTCACTGCTTTTGCTGCGTGCTTCTATTATACTTCAGTTTATTAGAGGTATCTTCTCAAGATGACTCTAAAGTACCGCCAACTGAAGCAACTGCATCCACCATAGCGGCCGAAGAAGCTCCTAAGGACAGTAAACCAGAAGCCTCTGGTTCATCCAAGTGCAAGCCAGATGAAATTCTTTCCGAAAACGGCTGCGTAAACCGCGATAACTTTCTGAAGAAGATCATGATGAGAACCTGGAAGGACGAAGGCTTTGGCAATGCAATGGCGAGAGCTGGCCTGGTGGACGATGCGTCGCTTATTTATCGCA